A section of the Synechococcales cyanobacterium T60_A2020_003 genome encodes:
- a CDS encoding aldo/keto reductase — protein MQYRRFGRTELQMPVFSCGGMRYQHSWKDVANWTIPQENQDNIDATIRRSLELGITHIETARGYGTSEAQLGQVLPKLPREKLIVQTKVSPTEDPQEFARTLEQSLKNLRLDYVDLFGIHGVNTPQLLDWTLRPGGCLDVARQFQQQGRLRHIGFSTHAPLDVIMKAVQTGWFDYVNLHWYYINQTNWDAILAATQQDMGVFIISPSDKGGKLYEPPQKLIDLCAPLSPIVFNDLFCLSHPEVHTLSIGAAKPTDFDEHLKTLDLLERADEVLPPILERLEQAAIAALGEDWYRTWFVGLPRYEETPGGINIPSILWLRNLAIAFDMVDYAKMRYNLLGNGSHWFAGNKADKVDSLDLSECLTHSPHAGTIPGFLQDAHRRLSGQSVQRLSQQD, from the coding sequence ATGCAATATCGACGCTTTGGCCGGACAGAGTTGCAAATGCCCGTTTTCTCGTGTGGCGGCATGCGATATCAGCACTCCTGGAAAGACGTTGCCAATTGGACGATTCCTCAGGAGAATCAGGATAACATTGACGCCACGATTCGGCGATCGCTCGAACTGGGCATTACCCACATTGAAACCGCCCGTGGTTACGGAACCTCGGAAGCACAGTTAGGGCAAGTACTGCCAAAGCTGCCGCGCGAGAAGCTCATCGTCCAAACCAAAGTTTCCCCGACGGAAGATCCGCAGGAATTCGCCCGCACCCTTGAACAATCCCTAAAAAATCTGCGCCTGGACTACGTCGATCTATTTGGCATCCATGGGGTTAACACGCCGCAACTCTTGGACTGGACGCTTCGACCGGGCGGATGCTTGGACGTAGCACGCCAGTTTCAGCAGCAGGGTCGATTGCGACATATTGGATTCTCGACCCACGCCCCGTTAGACGTTATCATGAAGGCTGTTCAAACGGGTTGGTTTGACTACGTGAATCTCCATTGGTACTACATCAACCAGACCAACTGGGATGCGATTCTGGCGGCTACTCAGCAGGACATGGGGGTTTTCATCATCAGTCCATCGGATAAGGGGGGTAAGCTGTACGAGCCTCCTCAGAAATTGATCGATTTATGTGCGCCTCTGAGTCCGATCGTCTTCAACGATCTCTTTTGTCTCAGTCATCCAGAGGTGCATACCCTCAGCATTGGTGCTGCCAAACCTACGGATTTCGATGAGCACTTGAAAACACTGGATCTGCTAGAACGAGCGGATGAAGTTCTGCCGCCGATTTTGGAGCGCTTGGAACAGGCGGCGATCGCCGCCTTAGGAGAAGACTGGTATCGGACGTGGTTCGTAGGGTTGCCGCGCTATGAAGAGACACCCGGAGGCATTAATATTCCGTCCATCCTGTGGCTCCGGAATTTGGCGATCGCCTTCGATATGGTGGACTACGCCAAGATGCGCTATAACCTCTTGGGCAATGGTAGCCACTGGTTTGCGGGCAATAAAGCAGACAAGGTGGATAGCTTAGATTTGTCGGAGTGTCTAACTCACAGCCCTCATGCTGGTACGATTCCAGGATTTCTTCAAGATGCCCATCGCCGTTTAAGCGGGCAATCGGTACAGCGACTTTCACAGCAGGACTAA
- the aroQ gene encoding type II 3-dehydroquinate dehydratase, whose product MISILVIHGPNLNLLGKREPVVYGHKTLPSIDESLIARGESLGVAVETLQSNHEGVLVDAIHAAMNVHDGLVINAGAYTHTSIALRDAIAATNIPTVEVHLSNIYRREEFRHHSYIAAVAIGQISGFGAHSYVLGLEALVNHLRNK is encoded by the coding sequence GTGATAAGTATTTTGGTCATTCACGGTCCAAACTTGAATTTGTTGGGCAAGCGTGAACCTGTAGTTTATGGGCATAAGACCCTGCCGAGTATCGACGAAAGTTTGATCGCTCGCGGTGAATCCCTAGGTGTCGCTGTTGAAACTTTGCAGTCGAATCATGAAGGTGTTTTAGTGGATGCCATTCATGCAGCGATGAATGTCCACGATGGTTTGGTGATCAATGCCGGGGCTTACACGCATACCAGTATTGCACTGAGAGATGCGATCGCCGCTACTAACATTCCGACGGTTGAGGTTCATCTGAGCAATATTTATCGACGCGAGGAATTTCGTCACCATTCCTACATTGCGGCGGTAGCGATCGGTCAGATCAGTGGTTTTGGTGCCCACAGCTACGTACTGGGATTAGAGGCACTGGTCAATCATCTCCGAAACAAGTGA
- the rpiA gene encoding ribose-5-phosphate isomerase RpiA gives MTETDPVKVMKQQVGFAAADRVQSGTVVGLGTGSTTAYAIQRLGDRLKSGELSDIKGVPTSFQASVLAKQHGIPLVTLDEVDIIHIAIDGADEVDPRKNLIKGGGAAHTREKIIDSLAELFIVVVDSSKLVDKLGTTFVLPVEVLPMATAPVSRFIETLGGRPDLRMGVKKDGPVITDQGNMILDVTFDGGIDDPVGMEKMLNNVPGVLENGLFIDVAHVVLIGEIIDGQPSVREM, from the coding sequence ATGACCGAGACAGATCCCGTAAAGGTGATGAAACAACAGGTGGGCTTTGCGGCTGCAGACCGCGTGCAGTCGGGAACAGTTGTTGGACTGGGAACTGGATCAACTACAGCGTATGCCATTCAGCGACTGGGCGATCGCCTCAAGTCTGGCGAACTCAGTGATATCAAAGGTGTCCCGACTTCGTTTCAGGCATCGGTACTCGCGAAGCAACACGGCATTCCCTTAGTCACCCTAGATGAAGTAGACATTATTCACATTGCGATCGATGGAGCCGATGAAGTCGATCCGCGCAAGAATCTGATTAAAGGTGGCGGAGCAGCCCACACTCGCGAGAAGATTATTGATTCCCTGGCAGAGCTGTTTATCGTAGTTGTGGATAGTTCCAAACTCGTGGACAAGCTGGGCACAACCTTTGTCCTCCCAGTTGAAGTGCTACCGATGGCGACCGCCCCAGTCTCTCGTTTCATTGAAACCCTGGGGGGTAGACCTGACCTGCGGATGGGGGTTAAGAAAGATGGCCCGGTCATTACGGATCAAGGCAACATGATTCTCGATGTCACCTTCGATGGCGGAATTGATGATCCCGTCGGCATGGAAAAGATGCTAAACAACGTTCCTGGTGTTTTGGAAAATGGTTTATTCATCGATGTCGCCCATGTGGTGCTCATTGGTGAAATCATTGACGGTCAACCCTCCGTTCGAGAAATGTAG